A genome region from Thalassotalea euphylliae includes the following:
- the lysA gene encoding diaminopimelate decarboxylase: MDYFNYQGDSLYAEACAVTELAKQYQTPLYVYSRATIERHWHAFDQAAGELPHLVCYAVKANSNLAVLNVMARLGSGFDIVSKGELARVIAAGGDPAKVVFSGVGKTSDEIAYALSHGIYCFNIESAAELERINHVAGKAGKKAPVSFRVNPDVDAGTHPYISTGLKENKFGISIEEAPALYQHAATLANVDIKGVDCHIGSQLTEVQPFLDALDRVLVLVDTLAEQGIKLSHIDVGGGLGVCYNDEQPPHPNEYAKAIAEKIAGRNITLIYEPGRAIMANAGILVTEVEFLKTNQDKHFAIVDAAMNDLLRPSLYQAWQNIIPVEQRQDEPNINYDIVGPICETGDFLGKDRELAIKAGDLLAVRSAGAYGFTMSSNYNSRPRVAEVMVDGDTSTLVRERETIEQLWQGEHLLP, encoded by the coding sequence ATGGATTATTTTAACTATCAAGGTGACTCCTTGTATGCCGAAGCGTGCGCTGTTACTGAGCTGGCAAAACAATATCAAACGCCGCTTTATGTCTACTCGCGCGCGACAATTGAACGTCACTGGCATGCCTTTGATCAAGCGGCAGGTGAGCTCCCTCACCTGGTATGTTATGCGGTTAAGGCGAATAGCAACTTAGCGGTGCTGAACGTGATGGCGCGTTTAGGCTCAGGTTTTGACATCGTTTCCAAGGGCGAATTAGCCCGCGTGATAGCTGCTGGTGGTGACCCTGCTAAAGTAGTTTTCTCTGGAGTAGGTAAAACCTCTGACGAAATCGCTTATGCCCTATCCCACGGTATTTACTGTTTTAATATTGAATCTGCTGCTGAACTAGAGCGCATCAATCACGTTGCGGGTAAGGCGGGCAAAAAGGCACCTGTGTCATTTCGCGTTAATCCAGATGTTGATGCTGGCACACACCCTTATATTTCAACTGGCTTAAAAGAAAATAAGTTTGGTATTAGCATTGAAGAAGCTCCAGCGCTTTATCAACACGCAGCGACACTTGCCAATGTCGACATTAAAGGGGTTGATTGTCATATTGGCTCGCAGCTAACCGAAGTACAGCCGTTTTTAGACGCACTCGACCGTGTATTAGTGTTGGTTGATACCCTTGCCGAACAAGGTATTAAGCTTTCTCATATCGATGTTGGGGGCGGCTTAGGCGTTTGTTATAACGATGAACAACCACCGCATCCTAATGAATACGCGAAAGCGATTGCAGAGAAAATTGCCGGTCGCAATATTACCCTAATTTACGAGCCGGGCCGCGCCATAATGGCCAACGCTGGTATTTTGGTGACCGAAGTTGAATTCTTAAAAACCAATCAAGACAAACACTTTGCCATTGTTGACGCCGCGATGAACGACTTGCTGCGACCATCACTTTATCAGGCATGGCAGAATATTATTCCTGTTGAGCAGCGCCAAGATGAGCCGAACATCAATTACGATATTGTTGGGCCAATTTGTGAAACGGGTGATTTTCTCGGTAAAGACCGCGAATTAGCGATTAAAGCTGGTGATTTATTGGCGGTACGCTCGGCCGGTGCTTATGGCTTTACCATGAGTTCTAATTACAACAGTCGTCCACGTGTCGCTGAAGTTATGGTTGATGGCGACACCAGTACCCTAGTAAGAGAGCGCGAAACGATTGAGCAACTGTGGCAGGGTGAGCACCTTTTACCTTAG
- the dapF gene encoding diaminopimelate epimerase, whose amino-acid sequence MLVNFSKMHGLGNDFMVIDNVTQNVYLPNDQIKKLANRNFGVGFDQLLVVEPPYDPDLDFHYRIFNADGSEVGQCGNGARCFARFVRSKGLTNRNKIRVSTSSGKMTLYVERDGNVSVNMPTPQFEPAQIPFKAQKVEGTYIMRTEHETVLCGAVSMGNSHCVLTVDDINTAPVDTLGRELSTHERFPKEVNVGFMQVVSPDFIKLRVFERGAGETLACGSGACAAVVIGQTQKKLNKQVTVELPGGKLRIFWKGPGHPVKMSGPAAHVFDGQIHI is encoded by the coding sequence ATGCTGGTTAATTTTTCAAAAATGCACGGCTTGGGCAATGACTTTATGGTCATTGATAATGTTACCCAGAACGTATACTTGCCGAATGATCAAATAAAAAAACTGGCAAACCGCAATTTCGGCGTTGGCTTTGATCAACTCTTGGTTGTTGAGCCCCCTTATGACCCTGATTTAGATTTTCACTACCGTATTTTCAACGCTGATGGCAGTGAAGTTGGCCAATGTGGCAATGGTGCTCGCTGTTTTGCTCGCTTTGTTCGCAGCAAAGGGCTGACTAACCGCAATAAGATTCGCGTTTCAACTTCGTCTGGCAAAATGACGCTTTACGTTGAGCGTGATGGCAATGTCTCAGTGAATATGCCAACACCTCAATTTGAACCTGCACAAATTCCCTTTAAAGCGCAAAAGGTTGAAGGCACCTACATTATGCGCACCGAGCACGAAACTGTGCTGTGTGGCGCCGTTTCTATGGGCAATTCACACTGCGTGCTGACCGTTGATGATATTAACACTGCGCCTGTAGACACCTTAGGGCGAGAGCTATCCACCCACGAGCGATTTCCAAAAGAAGTCAATGTTGGCTTTATGCAGGTGGTTTCACCTGACTTTATTAAATTGCGCGTTTTTGAGCGTGGTGCTGGTGAAACCTTAGCATGCGGCAGCGGCGCATGTGCGGCCGTGGTGATTGGTCAAACGCAGAAAAAATTGAATAAACAAGTTACTGTTGAATTGCCTGGCGGTAAACTACGGATATTTTGGAAGGGTCCAGGCCACCCGGTGAAAATGTCTGGCCCGGCTGCTCATGTTTTTGATGGTCAAATACATATATGA
- the lptM gene encoding LPS translocon maturation chaperone LptM — MKTKLNRICACFFVLCLLAGCGLKAPLYQTPEQPEQEQPVSDAGEN, encoded by the coding sequence ATGAAAACAAAACTTAACCGAATTTGTGCCTGCTTTTTTGTACTTTGTCTGCTTGCTGGTTGTGGCTTAAAAGCGCCACTTTATCAAACGCCAGAGCAGCCTGAGCAAGAACAGCCAGTATCGGATGCAGGAGAAAACTAA
- a CDS encoding heme biosynthesis HemY N-terminal domain-containing protein, with the protein MIKLILTTLFVLAAIAVSPLLIGEKGYILIAMGDLTIESTVVTATFFLVVLFIILLFTLKVLKGGVKLSTGTWHKFAFANKRRSERDYRKGIAEYLLGNHQQAEKLLASSADKSHSPLTAYLVAAKAAHQQNDSVNAERYLQLADHQGQNVKEHGIESILVQIDILMANKQWQKAREMLDNYHTHIGHDHRLLAHEITLSIAEQRFEHAIDFIAKAKKQKAISGDQISGWQQAAYLGQFEQLVHDKSAQTLEQYWQGLARKLKQDNDIITAYCQVLAKHQLTEQLNQLLLPVIKKGKNTDLINQLKTTPLAAPSELIKVTQQHLQKDQHNHFWLSCLGHFALSDKQWPLAERAFHSIASSAEPLTSLDAKGYARALSEQGKYQQAAELLISL; encoded by the coding sequence ATGATCAAGTTAATCCTGACGACCTTATTTGTGCTTGCAGCAATTGCAGTAAGCCCATTACTGATTGGTGAAAAAGGCTACATTCTAATTGCCATGGGTGATCTCACGATTGAGTCTACTGTCGTTACTGCCACCTTTTTCCTAGTCGTATTATTTATTATCTTGCTGTTTACACTGAAGGTATTAAAAGGTGGCGTTAAGCTAAGTACAGGCACTTGGCACAAATTCGCTTTTGCCAACAAGCGTCGCAGCGAGCGTGACTATCGCAAAGGTATTGCCGAGTATTTGCTGGGCAACCACCAACAAGCAGAAAAACTACTAGCAAGCAGCGCTGATAAAAGCCACTCACCACTGACAGCCTACTTAGTTGCCGCCAAAGCTGCCCATCAGCAAAACGATAGTGTAAATGCCGAGCGCTACCTGCAATTAGCAGATCATCAAGGGCAGAATGTAAAAGAGCATGGCATTGAAAGCATTTTAGTGCAGATAGACATTTTGATGGCGAACAAACAATGGCAAAAAGCGCGTGAAATGCTTGATAACTATCACACGCATATTGGCCATGATCACCGGCTACTCGCTCATGAAATCACCCTGAGCATTGCCGAACAACGTTTCGAGCATGCGATTGACTTTATTGCTAAGGCGAAAAAACAAAAAGCGATCAGTGGCGACCAAATCAGTGGCTGGCAACAAGCGGCTTATTTGGGGCAGTTTGAGCAGCTAGTGCATGATAAAAGTGCCCAAACACTCGAACAATACTGGCAAGGCCTAGCGCGAAAGCTTAAACAAGATAACGATATTATTACCGCTTACTGCCAAGTATTAGCCAAACATCAGTTAACCGAACAATTAAACCAGTTGCTATTGCCTGTGATTAAGAAAGGTAAAAACACTGACCTTATCAATCAATTAAAAACAACCCCGCTTGCCGCACCAAGCGAGCTGATTAAGGTAACGCAGCAACACTTGCAAAAAGACCAACACAATCATTTTTGGTTAAGTTGTTTAGGCCACTTTGCACTGAGCGACAAACAATGGCCATTGGCAGAACGGGCATTTCACAGTATCGCTTCAAGCGCCGAGCCACTGACTTCCCTTGATGCCAAAGGATATGCACGCGCTTTAAGTGAGCAGGGTAAATATCAGCAGGCCGCGGAGCTATTGATAAGCTTGTAA
- a CDS encoding uroporphyrinogen-III synthase, whose translation MATNIVNKSHLQASNSRKSSKPKLLITRPEPQAQQLASQLNLAGYQTLCQPMFAYSAAGNQSQLSQTLETHLPDITIFISKAAVEWANQILPLSTWPTATTAITVAVGSATLTALRQLGIKQAICPPQHDSEGMLALSELSQVTNKNILIVRGNGGRELLANELVIRGANVRYFESYYRQWHEFDPHQAQQWRSQGVTGIIVTSQALLESTWQLTQNGTHSEHNNNFWQNTCLWFVASTRIAQLAREYGLKHVICTHGASAQAIITTLNQLESINDN comes from the coding sequence ATGGCGACTAACATAGTCAATAAATCACACCTTCAGGCGAGCAACTCACGCAAGTCAAGCAAACCCAAATTGCTGATTACTCGCCCTGAGCCACAAGCTCAACAATTAGCTAGCCAACTTAACTTAGCTGGCTATCAAACCCTTTGCCAACCGATGTTTGCATATTCAGCCGCTGGCAATCAGAGTCAACTAAGCCAGACACTAGAGACGCACCTGCCCGACATTACTATTTTTATTAGTAAAGCTGCGGTCGAGTGGGCGAACCAAATACTGCCCCTTAGTACGTGGCCAACTGCCACCACCGCCATTACTGTCGCCGTTGGTAGCGCAACCCTTACCGCTTTGCGTCAACTGGGTATCAAGCAAGCTATTTGTCCGCCTCAGCATGATAGTGAAGGCATGCTGGCACTGTCTGAATTAAGCCAAGTAACCAACAAAAACATTCTTATTGTGCGCGGCAATGGCGGCCGAGAGCTACTGGCAAATGAACTGGTTATACGCGGTGCAAATGTTCGCTATTTCGAAAGTTACTATCGCCAGTGGCACGAGTTTGATCCGCATCAAGCCCAGCAGTGGCGTAGCCAAGGGGTAACAGGCATTATTGTGACCAGTCAGGCATTACTTGAAAGCACTTGGCAATTAACCCAAAATGGAACTCATTCTGAGCATAATAATAATTTTTGGCAAAACACCTGTTTATGGTTTGTTGCTAGCACGCGTATTGCACAACTCGCAAGGGAATATGGACTTAAGCACGTGATTTGTACTCACGGCGCAAGTGCTCAAGCCATCATCACCACGCTGAACCAATTGGAATCTATAAATGACAACTAA
- a CDS encoding HAD-IA family hydrolase, with amino-acid sequence MKFYRTLKPIKAISFDLDDTLYSNRPVMVATERAMLGYFQQLLSPLLAGKTVTFDRHFWQSHRTAAVEQNPEIRHDVTALRLATYQLGIASLGVKKEQAKSLAEQAMAHFLAIRSNFSVPTSSIELLQQLREHVPVVAISNGNVDTQAIGLKDQFDHIYHAGNGLKMKPAGDLFEQAAQDLAIACEHILHVGDCGRADILGALRAGCQAAWLSCYDVGKPLKVLPHIELSDVTELAGLAPHLSS; translated from the coding sequence TTGAAATTTTACCGTACGTTAAAGCCCATCAAGGCTATCAGCTTTGATTTAGACGACACGCTCTACAGCAACCGCCCTGTAATGGTTGCCACCGAGCGTGCTATGCTCGGCTACTTTCAACAATTATTGTCACCACTATTAGCTGGCAAAACCGTTACTTTTGATCGTCATTTTTGGCAATCACATCGCACCGCAGCGGTTGAGCAAAACCCTGAAATAAGACACGATGTTACAGCATTGCGTTTAGCCACCTACCAACTTGGTATTGCAAGTTTGGGAGTGAAAAAGGAACAAGCCAAATCACTCGCAGAACAAGCGATGGCACACTTTTTAGCAATCCGTAGCAATTTTTCGGTGCCAACTAGCAGCATTGAGCTGTTACAACAGCTTAGAGAACATGTGCCTGTTGTGGCCATCAGCAACGGTAATGTTGATACTCAAGCAATTGGTCTAAAAGACCAGTTTGACCATATTTACCACGCGGGCAATGGCCTAAAAATGAAGCCTGCTGGCGACTTATTTGAACAAGCGGCACAAGATTTAGCGATTGCTTGCGAGCATATACTACATGTCGGCGATTGTGGTCGTGCAGATATTCTTGGTGCGCTACGCGCAGGTTGCCAAGCCGCTTGGTTGTCTTGCTATGATGTTGGCAAACCCTTGAAAGTTTTACCCCATATTGAGCTAAGTGATGTGACTGAATTAGCAGGCTTAGCCCCCCACTTGAGTTCCTAA
- a CDS encoding DUF484 family protein, translating into MNEQNPLHADDLPLTDDLVVRYLEDNPEFFSRNPSLITSLRLQDPHRGTVSLVERQQTQLRQKIQGLEEEITQLMSVANNNEQLFRLYSDLYLQLIDSKNVTQLLDILARATLELLSLSGLKLWLTPSFIANHATPAHDSVIVNDCQSVIETRLANEGYYFGRLQQSELQQIFGHGFAGSVVLIKLEHAGQDIGFLAISSQDADHFDPRMDTLLLSQFQKLVAKLLFQHLEQ; encoded by the coding sequence ATGAATGAACAAAACCCGTTACACGCCGACGATTTGCCGTTAACAGACGATCTCGTTGTGCGTTACCTTGAAGATAACCCTGAGTTTTTTAGCCGCAACCCATCATTGATTACGTCTTTGCGTTTGCAAGACCCGCATCGTGGCACGGTTTCACTGGTAGAACGTCAACAAACCCAGCTAAGACAGAAAATTCAAGGGCTTGAGGAAGAAATAACTCAGTTGATGTCAGTAGCCAACAATAACGAGCAACTGTTTCGCTTGTACAGCGATTTGTATTTGCAGCTAATTGACAGCAAAAATGTCACACAGTTATTAGATATTCTTGCACGTGCAACCTTAGAGCTGCTTTCTCTGTCAGGATTAAAATTATGGTTAACGCCTAGTTTTATCGCTAACCATGCAACGCCAGCACACGACAGCGTGATCGTAAACGACTGTCAGTCGGTCATCGAAACGCGCTTAGCAAACGAAGGTTATTATTTTGGTCGATTGCAGCAAAGTGAACTACAACAAATATTTGGTCACGGATTTGCGGGCTCAGTGGTGCTAATTAAGCTCGAGCATGCTGGTCAAGATATCGGGTTTTTAGCGATTAGCTCGCAAGATGCCGATCACTTTGATCCGCGTATGGATACCTTGTTGCTTAGCCAATTCCAAAAGCTAGTGGCTAAACTGTTATTTCAACATCTTGAACAATAA
- a CDS encoding uroporphyrinogen-III C-methyltransferase, which yields MTTNTTPESADNNAKSSKVETSASATKVATKKAPTPTQSQSSAPQAHNAISKVGLLALVLSVGAFATIGGGYLWLQEQQKLLLSELSQHQQQQNNSVEQSLKQALASQQQSTLAQIPQLAEQAVAPAISPVQQELAQLKALTLSLQQTKNTPWQLKEAEYLIRVASRSLWLEQDAQLATRLLNEADDKLKATKNPEFLPVRKLISQDIAALNLLPELATDDVILTLMGLAEQVNRLPIAMAHLPTPTEAEPDLELSDDIADYKENLAKTWQKIANYFFTVKRRASNVEALLSPEQQNILRQNLILKLQLAQWAVSQHKKALYQESLVKVNAWLSEYFDTDSPEVTGFIDTVTSMNNQVISLSLPSKLESYTAISRLVQSSAQGNVPSDAQDDVQNDTSPADNDENEKRKADNEQDSAGAIL from the coding sequence ATGACAACTAACACAACGCCGGAGTCGGCTGATAACAACGCAAAGTCATCTAAGGTTGAGACATCAGCCAGTGCAACAAAAGTTGCTACGAAAAAAGCGCCTACGCCCACTCAATCACAGTCTAGTGCACCGCAAGCACATAACGCTATTTCAAAAGTCGGCTTGTTGGCTTTAGTGCTGTCAGTTGGCGCATTCGCTACTATTGGTGGTGGATACTTGTGGCTACAAGAACAACAAAAGTTGCTACTTAGCGAACTGAGCCAACATCAGCAACAACAAAATAACAGTGTTGAACAAAGCTTAAAACAAGCCTTAGCAAGCCAACAACAAAGCACACTTGCACAAATTCCACAATTGGCAGAGCAAGCGGTTGCACCAGCAATATCACCAGTGCAGCAAGAGCTCGCGCAGCTAAAAGCGCTGACTTTAAGTTTACAACAAACGAAAAATACGCCGTGGCAGCTAAAAGAGGCAGAATACCTGATCCGCGTAGCTAGTCGTTCACTGTGGTTAGAGCAAGATGCCCAATTGGCAACTCGCTTACTTAACGAAGCGGATGACAAGTTAAAAGCAACTAAGAACCCAGAGTTCTTGCCTGTGCGCAAGCTGATCAGCCAAGATATTGCGGCATTGAACTTACTACCAGAATTAGCAACTGATGACGTTATTCTCACCTTGATGGGTTTAGCCGAGCAAGTTAATCGCTTACCGATTGCGATGGCACATTTACCAACGCCAACGGAAGCAGAGCCCGATCTTGAATTGTCTGATGACATTGCCGACTATAAAGAAAATCTTGCTAAGACATGGCAGAAAATAGCGAATTACTTCTTTACGGTAAAACGTCGTGCAAGCAACGTTGAAGCATTGCTTAGTCCTGAGCAACAAAACATTTTGCGCCAAAACTTAATACTTAAGCTACAACTTGCCCAATGGGCCGTTAGCCAGCATAAAAAGGCGCTATACCAAGAATCGCTAGTTAAGGTGAATGCTTGGTTAAGTGAGTACTTTGATACTGATTCACCTGAGGTAACAGGGTTTATCGACACCGTGACATCAATGAATAATCAAGTCATTAGCCTGAGCTTACCAAGCAAGCTTGAATCTTATACTGCCATTAGCCGCTTGGTTCAAAGCAGTGCACAAGGCAATGTACCAAGTGACGCACAGGATGACGTGCAAAATGATACTTCACCCGCAGACAACGATGAAAATGAAAAGCGCAAAGCAGATAATGAGCAAGACTCAGCTGGAGCTATTTTATGA
- the cyaY gene encoding iron donor protein CyaY, which translates to MNDSQYNFIADELLLAVEEAIEDCGTDIDYEGVGGMLTLAFKNGSKIIINKQAPLHEIWVATKFNGHHFVLENDQWRDKRAGDEFWQFLSAAVAKQAEADITLAQP; encoded by the coding sequence ATGAACGATAGCCAATACAATTTCATTGCTGACGAGTTATTACTCGCGGTAGAAGAAGCCATTGAAGACTGTGGTACAGACATCGACTACGAAGGTGTTGGTGGCATGCTAACCTTGGCATTTAAGAACGGCAGTAAAATTATCATCAATAAGCAAGCGCCACTGCACGAAATTTGGGTTGCCACTAAGTTTAATGGTCACCACTTTGTGTTAGAAAACGACCAATGGCGTGACAAACGTGCTGGCGATGAATTTTGGCAGTTTTTGTCTGCCGCCGTTGCCAAACAAGCAGAAGCTGACATTACGTTAGCACAGCCGTAA
- the hemC gene encoding hydroxymethylbilane synthase, translating into MTTVRIATRKSALALWQAEYVKAQLEHFHQDITVELVPMTTKGDIILDTPLAKVGGKGLFVKELEVAMLEGRADIAVHSMKDVPVDFPEGLGLQVICPREDPRDAFVSNTYTSIDELPEGAIVGTSSLRRQCQLKSQRPDLEIRDLRGNVNTRLKKLDDGEYDAIILASAGLIRLEMSERIKAYIEPEQMLPANGQGAVGIECRTDDETIKQLLAPLECQETRVRVLAERAMNRALEGGCQVPIGSYAIIEDDELYLRGLVGSVDGSEIIESEITGSVEHAEQIGQKLADTLLGLGAKRILQQVYGD; encoded by the coding sequence ATGACCACAGTAAGAATCGCGACTCGCAAAAGCGCTTTAGCCCTATGGCAAGCGGAATACGTAAAAGCTCAATTAGAGCACTTTCACCAAGATATCACCGTTGAACTTGTCCCAATGACAACCAAAGGCGATATCATTCTTGATACGCCACTGGCTAAGGTAGGCGGTAAAGGCTTGTTCGTTAAAGAGCTAGAAGTTGCCATGCTAGAAGGGCGCGCAGATATTGCCGTGCATTCGATGAAAGATGTACCTGTCGACTTTCCAGAGGGTTTAGGGCTGCAAGTTATTTGCCCTCGTGAAGACCCGCGTGATGCCTTTGTTTCAAACACTTACACCAGCATTGACGAGTTACCAGAGGGAGCTATTGTTGGCACCTCAAGCTTACGTCGTCAGTGTCAGCTAAAATCGCAGCGTCCTGACTTAGAGATTCGCGATTTACGCGGCAACGTGAATACGCGCTTGAAAAAGCTTGATGACGGCGAGTACGACGCGATTATCCTTGCCTCGGCAGGCCTTATTCGTTTGGAAATGTCCGAGCGCATTAAAGCCTACATTGAACCAGAGCAAATGTTACCAGCAAATGGTCAAGGTGCTGTCGGTATTGAGTGCCGTACCGATGATGAAACCATCAAGCAATTGTTAGCACCGCTAGAATGCCAAGAAACTCGTGTTCGAGTGCTGGCCGAACGTGCTATGAACCGTGCGCTTGAAGGCGGTTGCCAAGTGCCAATCGGCAGCTACGCTATTATTGAAGACGATGAATTGTACTTACGTGGTTTAGTGGGTTCAGTTGACGGTAGCGAAATTATCGAAAGCGAAATTACTGGTAGCGTTGAGCATGCTGAGCAAATCGGTCAAAAACTTGCCGATACGCTATTAGGCTTAGGTGCTAAGCGTATTCTTCAGCAAGTTTATGGCGACTAA